The Synechococcus sp. CC9605 sequence GCAACACCAGCACGTACACGGCGGGGTGCGAATAGAACCAGAAGAAGTGCTGAAACAGCACGGGATCACCGCCGCCTTCAGGCCTGAAAAAGCTGGTGCCGAAGCTGAGGTCGAAGAGCAGCATCACAGCACCACCGGTCAGAGCGGGCAGGCCCACAAGCTGGATGGTCTGAGCGGCCCAGGCGGTCCACACGAAGATCGGCATCTTGAAGAAGCACATGCCAGGGGCCCGCATCCGGATGATCGTCGTCACGAAATTGACGGCGCCCATGATCGAAGAAATCCCTGAAAGAGCCACCGCCAGAATCCAGAGGAACTGACCGTTGATGAAGTGGTTCAGGGGGTTCTGCAGGCTCATCGGTGGGTAGGACCACCACCCCGATGACGCCGGACCCCCGGGGGCGAAGAAACTCCCCATCAACACCACCGCGAACAGCGGCACCAACCAGAAGGCGGCTGCATTCAGCTTGGGAAACGCCATGTCCGGCGCACCTATCATCGTGGGGATCAACAGGTTGTTGAAGCCGTTGAGAATCGGGAACAGAAACAGGAACAGCATCACTGTTCCATGCATGGTGTAGAGGCCGTTGTAAACACTCGGATCCACCAGATCCGCCGGCGGTGTGATCAGTTCTCCGCGCACGATCATCGCCAGCAATCCACCCACCAGCAGGAAGAAAAGCGAGGTGGCGATGTACTGAATCCCGATCACCTTGGCATCGGTGTTGAAGCTGAAGAAGCGCTTCCAGTTGTCCGGGGCACCGGGGACAGGGTGCGGCGCCTTGAGGATGCGTGGGTCGTAGTTGGTGGTGGTCATGGCTCAGGCGTCGTGCGGGATGGAGGGATCTCCGGGGTCGTTCACCATCGGGGCAGGAGCCGGTGGCACCGTGGCCCAGCCTTTGTCACCACGGGCGATGCGACGGTCGTAGAGCACGCGGCCGGGGTCGAGGCCGGGTTGCAGGGCTTGCTTGGCCGAACGCTTCAGCCAATCGGAGTAGGCCTGCTCCGATTCGACGATCACGTTCGATTGATTCAACGACATGTAGGCGCCACTGAACATGGCGTCGCGCAGGCGGAAGCGCCCCTCCCGGGTGGGCGTGAGGCTGTAGGAGATCAGGCTGCCGGGAACGATGTCCTGCTTCAGCCGAAAGGCCGGCACATAGAAGCTGTGAATCACGTCCTCGGATTGCAGCTGAAGGTTGACCCTTTGATCGATTGGGAGGTGCAGTTCTGAACTGCGAACGCCATCGGGATATCGGAATTCCCAGCTCCATTGCCGTGCAATCACCTGGATCGGTCCCACCTGCGCCAAGGGATCGGCCGAGAGCAGTGCGCTGGTGTCGGCACCGATGGCGTACTTCTGCTTCGGCCCCAAGGCGTTCAAGCTGTCATTCACCTTCATCGATGTGAAGGCAATGGCGAACACCAGCAGCAGAGGGATCACCGTCCAGATGATCTCCAATCTGGTGTTGCCCTCAATTGGTGCCCCGTCGCTTTCGTCGTATTTACCGGCCCGGTTGAACAGCAGCACCCAGCCCATCACGCCGGTGCAGCCGAAGAAGATAAAGGAGCCGATGCCGGTTTCCAGGGCGAACAGATCGTCGACGTAGGCCGCTGCGCTGGAGGCCTGCGGCGGAAACCAGCTGTATGACCACGTCGCCATCAGTTTGGCGATGGCGAGATTGATCGCGATCGCGATGCTGATGACCACAATGGAGCCGATGTTGGGGCCTTTCTTGGGGGCTGTGCTGGTCATGGCAATGCCTCCTGCAGATCGGCACCAGCGGCCAGCAACTGGTCTGCGGTGATGTGCACCCCGAAGTCGCTCGCGAGCCACGCCCCGAGGCTTCCGTGCAGCCCCATCAACAGCAGCATGCCGATGCCGCAGAGCAGATACAGCCAGCTCACTTGACGGCCCAGGTCCTTGCGCAAGACAAAGCGTTGGTAACCACGCCAGATGGTCATGGCCACGATCACCAGCAGGATCGCGACGCCACCGATGGCATGCCAGAGCATGGTGTCGATGGCGGTCTGGCCGAGGATGCTGCGGATGCCTGGCAACGGCACCGCCAGCAGCATTTCGTAGAACCCTGCGGCCACGGTGAAAAAGCTGATGCCGCTGCAGGCGACGAGGTTGTACCAGCCCACGTCGTGGAAGCCGCTGCGGGTCACCGGCAGAGCCAAGTAGCGGAACACCCGTTTTTCCAGCGGGTAGAACGCACCGGCGACGTCGAAGGCGATGGCGATCGCAAACAGGCCGATGGTGAGGTGCACCAGGTTGGGGTGCAGCGGAATCGCGTAGGGAAGGTTGTTGGCGCCGAGGGAGTCGGCGATGTCGTTGATCGGCGATGCGATCGCGGCGAAGTGGATCACGACACCACCCCCTGACGGATGGCTTCCACCACGGGGACCGTGTGCAGCCCGTAAACCCACACCAGCTTGTCGCCGAGGTACACCTGCGTGATCACAAGCCCCGCCAGCACCACATCAAGGGCCAGAAAGCCCCTGGGCAAGTTCGCCGGATCTTTCTGCCGGGCGACGTAGCGCCAGCCCGTGAGCAGGGCCAGCACGCCGGCCAGGGACCAACCGATGGTGCTGTGAATGTTGAGGATGTCCCGCGAGGCGCCATAGGGATTGGCAAGACCGGCCTCCACCTGGCCGAAGATGATCGCCACAAAGATCGCCACGGTGGCGACGATCAGGTTCCAAAAGCTGACTTCAAACAGATTCTTCTTGCCACTGATCACACCGATGACGTCGAACACCACCGTGATCAGGGCCATGGCGATCACGAAGTGAACGACGATCGGATGGATGACGTCGAGCCAGGGCAGATTTTTGTCGTTGAGCGGTGGAAGCAGCTCAAGCATCGGCAAGCCGATCGACACCCACCAAGGATGACCACGCTGGATCAGACGGTCATCACCAGATGTGCAATTGCAACTCCATTCGTCTCATCACGGGTTGCACTAGAGATGCCGCTAGGTCTTGGTGCGCCAGAACACCAACGCCTGGGTCATGATCACGATCAACACCACCGGCAGTACAAAACAGAGCATCAAAAGCCTGAACTCGTCCGACCAACTGGCGAGGGTTGTTCGGGGAAGGACGTTGTCAACGATGTAGAGGATGTACAAGCCCAGCAACAGTCCACCTTCGAGTCGGCTGATCCGTCCGCGCGTCCAGAAGATCGGCATGCAGGCCAGGCTGGTGAGCAACATCACAGGTAGGTCGTCCTGAATCAATTCGGGGCTGACCTCCAGGCCACGACCAGCGGCAGCCAAGGCTCCACCACCCAGCACCAGCAGCAGGTTCAACAGGCAGCTGCCCACCACGTTGCCAATGGCCAGATCGGTGCGCCCGCGCAGGGCTGCCACCAGGGAGGTGATCAATTCCGGCATTGAGGTTCCGGCGGAAACGATCGTCAGACCGATCACCGCCTCACTCACCCCGAGGTAGGTGGCTGCTGCTGTGGCGCCGCTCACCAGCACCCGGGATCCGATGGTGAGGATTCCAATCCCTCCGATCAGCCGCAGGATGGCAAGGGTCCAGCCGCCGCTCGCCGCGTCCTCTTCGATCTCGGGTTCAGCGCTGCCGCTGTCGTCTGGTTGTTCGCGGGCGGTGCGGATCTCCCAGATGGTGTTGATCACAAGCCCCAACAGCAAGGCCAGGCCCGCCTGCCAGGTGACCCGTCCTGCGGAGGCCATGCCCCAGACCGCCGCCGAGATGGCAATCATCAGAGGAACATCGCGCCGCACCAGACGGCTTTCGACGCGCAACGGCAGCACAAGGGCGCTGCTGCCCAGCACCACCATCACGTTGAAGATGTTGCTGCCCACCACATTGCTCACGGCGAGGGTGTCAGCCCCCTGCAGCACTGAGTTCAGACTCACGAACAGTTCCGGGGCGCTGGTGCCCAGGGAAACCACCGTGAGGCCGATCACGAGCTGGGGGATGCCAAAGATCACCGCCATGGCGACGGACCCCTGAACAAACAATTCTCCGCCACCGAACAGCAGCCCGATGCCCAGCAGCACTTGGATCGAGGCCTGGAGGAATTCAGGCATGGAGAGAGATCAGGTGTACGGGGATTCTGCTTTGAGGGGAATCAACCTAAGGTCACTCACCTGGGTAATAGATAAGAAACCTTGTTGAACCGGATCAGCACCAGCAACCTGCGTGGTGACGCCTTTGGTGGCGTGACCGCCGCGGTTATTGCTCTGCCGATGGCCCTGGCCTTCGGGGTTGCCGCCACGGGTGACCCCGCCCCCGGGCTTTGGGGCGCCGTGATCATCGGCTTGGTGGCTTCTCTTTTCGGTGGAACGCCCACTTTGATCTCTGAACCCACAGGTCCGATGACCGTGGTGTTCACCTCGGTGATCCTGAGCTTCACCGCCACAGCTCCGGACAAGGAAACGGCCATGGCCATGGCCTTCACCGTGGTCATCCTGGCGGGTCTGTTTCAGATCCTTTTCGGTGTCTTCCGTCTGGGTCGGTACGTCACCCAGATGCCCTACACAGTGATCTCTGGCTTCATGTCGGGGATTGGAGCCATCTTGGTGATTCTCCAGCTGCCCGCCTTCTTGGGGCAGACCGCATCGGGCGGGGTGATGGGAACCCTGTCCAACCTGCCGGGCTTGATTGCTGGCATTCAGCCAATGGAGCTGGCGCTGGCGTTGATCACCGTTGCGATCCTCTGGTTCACCCCCGCCAGCGTGAAGCGTTTCTGCCCGCCGCAGCTGCTGGCGCTGATGTTGGGAACGGTGCTGTCGATGACCTTCTTCCACAACGCCGGTCTCAAGACCATTCCGCCGTTTAATGCTGAGCTCCCCAGCCTGCATGTGCCCACCTTCTCGGGCGGACAGCTGCGTTTGATGTTCGTGGATGCCGCAGTGCTGGGCATGCTCGGCTGCATCGATGCGCTGCTTACCTCCGTGGTGGCTGACAGCCTTACCCGCACGGAGCACAACT is a genomic window containing:
- a CDS encoding cytochrome c oxidase subunit II, which produces MTSTAPKKGPNIGSIVVISIAIAINLAIAKLMATWSYSWFPPQASSAAAYVDDLFALETGIGSFIFFGCTGVMGWVLLFNRAGKYDESDGAPIEGNTRLEIIWTVIPLLLVFAIAFTSMKVNDSLNALGPKQKYAIGADTSALLSADPLAQVGPIQVIARQWSWEFRYPDGVRSSELHLPIDQRVNLQLQSEDVIHSFYVPAFRLKQDIVPGSLISYSLTPTREGRFRLRDAMFSGAYMSLNQSNVIVESEQAYSDWLKRSAKQALQPGLDPGRVLYDRRIARGDKGWATVPPAPAPMVNDPGDPSIPHDA
- a CDS encoding DUF2231 domain-containing protein — encoded protein: MLELLPPLNDKNLPWLDVIHPIVVHFVIAMALITVVFDVIGVISGKKNLFEVSFWNLIVATVAIFVAIIFGQVEAGLANPYGASRDILNIHSTIGWSLAGVLALLTGWRYVARQKDPANLPRGFLALDVVLAGLVITQVYLGDKLVWVYGLHTVPVVEAIRQGVVS
- a CDS encoding DUF2231 domain-containing protein; this translates as MIHFAAIASPINDIADSLGANNLPYAIPLHPNLVHLTIGLFAIAIAFDVAGAFYPLEKRVFRYLALPVTRSGFHDVGWYNLVACSGISFFTVAAGFYEMLLAVPLPGIRSILGQTAIDTMLWHAIGGVAILLVIVAMTIWRGYQRFVLRKDLGRQVSWLYLLCGIGMLLLMGLHGSLGAWLASDFGVHITADQLLAAGADLQEALP
- a CDS encoding calcium/sodium antiporter — translated: MPEFLQASIQVLLGIGLLFGGGELFVQGSVAMAVIFGIPQLVIGLTVVSLGTSAPELFVSLNSVLQGADTLAVSNVVGSNIFNVMVVLGSSALVLPLRVESRLVRRDVPLMIAISAAVWGMASAGRVTWQAGLALLLGLVINTIWEIRTAREQPDDSGSAEPEIEEDAASGGWTLAILRLIGGIGILTIGSRVLVSGATAAATYLGVSEAVIGLTIVSAGTSMPELITSLVAALRGRTDLAIGNVVGSCLLNLLLVLGGGALAAAGRGLEVSPELIQDDLPVMLLTSLACMPIFWTRGRISRLEGGLLLGLYILYIVDNVLPRTTLASWSDEFRLLMLCFVLPVVLIVIMTQALVFWRTKT